AGAGATCTCAGGGAACTTCCACAAGGAGCTCATTTTCTTGCCAACAGTCTGAACGATGCCTTAAAACTTACTGAGCAGCCAGAATTAGCAAGTAAAGTAGACATGGTTTGGATAGTAGGAGGCAGTTCTGTTTATAAGGAAGCCATGAATCAACCAGGTCATATTAAACTGTTTGTGACAAGAATCATGCAGGAATTTGAAAGTGACACATTTTTTCCAGAAATTGATTTGGAGAAATATAAACTTCTTCCAGAATACCCAGGTGTTCTTTCTGAGGTCCAGGAGGAGAAAGGCATTAAGTACAAATttgaagtatatgaaaaaaatgattaatgtgaagatgttttctgatttatttcaagTTATCCCTCCCtctgaaaaattatatattcctACCTTAGAATAAAAGACTTGTGTTAACTTTagatctattaaaaaaaaaaaaaaagcgaattgttgggctgtggttgtggctcagtggtagagtacttgcctagcatgtatgaggcactgggttcaattctcagtactgcatataagtaattaaaataaaggtcaattgacaactaaaaaatatttttaaaaagctatttgcatcattatttaaattagtaaaaagttgaaagctatttaaaattccatttgatAGGGGAAAGAGTAAGTGAGTTCAAGGTTCTGGATTTTACGAAATGGAATCTAATGCTAATATGAAATTTATGAGCTGGGTGGGGttgtacatgcctataatcccagctacccaggaagTTGagagaggactgcaagtttgaggcctgcctgggcaatagagacaccctgtctcaaaataaatttttttaaaagggctgggatgtgtaTCTCAGTGGATTAAGTGTTTGCTTAGTATGcatgaagccttgggttcaattcatagcactgccaaaaaaaaagtgaaatttataaaaaattataatcgaggggctgaggttgtagctcagtgctagagcaattgcctagcatgtgagaagcactgggttcaatcctcagcaccacataaaaataaattaattaaataaaggtattgtgtccatctccaactaaaaaaaattataatcaacCTGAGAAACACTCTTATTTTAATGGCAAGTGAAACAGTATATGATCCCACTTCCCATAAAGGTGTACATACACCAACCTATGTG
The Sciurus carolinensis chromosome 2, mSciCar1.2, whole genome shotgun sequence DNA segment above includes these coding regions:
- the LOC124977819 gene encoding dihydrofolate reductase-like — protein: MVRTLNCIFAVSQNMGIGKNGDLPWPPLRNEFKYFQRMTTTPSVEGKQNLVIMGRKTWFSIPEKNRPLKDRINIVLSRDLRELPQGAHFLANSLNDALKLTEQPELASKVDMVWIVGGSSVYKEAMNQPGHIKLFVTRIMQEFESDTFFPEIDLEKYKLLPEYPGVLSEVQEEKGIKYKFEVYEKND